A window of Rhododendron vialii isolate Sample 1 chromosome 13a, ASM3025357v1 contains these coding sequences:
- the LOC131312931 gene encoding protein BZR1 homolog 4-like, giving the protein MKDAGSNGGRSAEEREKTKMRERQRRSITTKIFHGLRKHGGYRLSPRADINEVLRELAAESGWVIDPDGTTYRASSAAAANGTTVCPLCGAGQRSATPTSSLIVGGGDSLAGFGGPFYKNFSGSSGSSSFCGGVSSSCDPYRSLGGGLNQTSAAARGGGPSAAVTVAYDHHQQKLMYFQEARASNQNTPVGSPLRRA; this is encoded by the exons ATGAAGGACGCGGGAAGCAACGGTGGGAGAAGCGcagaggaaagagagaagacCAAGATGAGAGAGAGGCAGAGGAGGTCCATCACCACCAAGATCTTCCACGGCCTCCGCAAGCACGGCGGTTACCGCCTCTCCCCCCGCGCCGACATCAACGAGGTCCTCCGCGAGCTCGCCGCAGAGTCCGGTTGGGTCATCGACCCCGACGGCACCACCTACCGCGCCTCCTCCGCCGCTGCCGCCAAT GGTACAACTGTCTGCCCACTTTGCGGCGCCGGACAAAGAAGCGCCACGCCGACCAGCAGCCTCATCGTAGGCGGAGGAGATTCCCTGGCGGGCTTCGGTGGGCCTTTTTACAAAAACTTCTCTGGCAGTAGTGGGTCCAGCAGCTTTTGCGGCGGTGTCTCCTCGTCTTGTGATCCGTACCGAAGCCTCGGTGGTGGCCTCAACCAAACCTCCGCCGCCGCGCGCGGTGGAGGACCGTCGGCGGCGGTGACGGTGGCGTACGATCACCACCAGCAAAAGCTGATGTACTTCCAGGAGGCGAGGGCATCTAACCAGAACACGCCGGTGGGTTCGCCTCTACGCCGTGCCTAA